In Candidatus Hydrogenedentota bacterium, the DNA window GTTCTACGCGGGCAACGGCGCGGACCACGGCCCGGCGCGCATCCCGGGGCTGGTCTCGCGCGACGGCGGCCGCACCTGGGGCGAGCGGCGCGTGCTGGTGGAGAATGACGGCGGGTGCAATGTGATGGAGGTGAACTTCCTGCGGCTGAAGGACGGGCGCATCGCCCTGTTCTACTGCCAGAAGAACAGCGAGGACAAGGACTGCCGCGTCATGATGCGGACCAGCGCCGACGAGGGAAAGACCTTCGGCAACCCGAAACAGCTCAGCCCCGCCGGCAAGTACACCGGCCTCACCAACGGCCGGGCCATCCGCCTGCGCACGGGCCGGATTCTCCTGGAGGCGTGGGAGAACAACGACAGCTACTGCTGCCTCTCCGACGACGACGGGGAGACGTGGCGCGACTCGGCGCGCGTGAAGCCCGCCGACGGCGGCTGCTGGGAGCCCGCCTGCGTCGAGCTGAAGGACGACCGGGTCATGATGCTCATGCGGACCACCCTGGGCGGCCAGTACCGGAGCCTGTCCACCGACGGCGGCGAAACCTGGTCCGTCCCCGAGCCGACGGCACTCAAGGGCTCCGGCTCCCCCGTGTCCATCTCCCGCATGCCCGACGGCAACACGCTGCTGGCGGTGTGGAACCACGACCCGGCGACGGGCAAACGGAACCCCCTCACCGCCGCCGTCTCCCGCGACGAGGGCGAGACCTGGACCCATATACGCAACATCGAGGAGGGCACCGGCGACTCGTGGGCCTATCCCGCCGTCACCTGGCTGGAAGGCCGCGCCCTGCTCACGTACTTCAGCTACACCGGCGGCCACACGCTGTGGCTGCGGTCCATCCCCGCGCCGTGGTTTTCGGAGTAATGCGCGGCCGCGGCGCCGCCCGGAGGAACACGCCATGAAACGACTGGCCTCGCCGCCCGCGGAGCGGGCGCAGCGCCTCGCCCACTGCCCGCTGTTTGCGGACCTCGACCCCGCCGACCTGGCGTCGGTGGCGGCCTTCGCCGAGACCCGGCAGTATGACCAGGGGGAGATCCTCTTCCACGCGAAGGCCCCCGCCGAGGGGTTTCACGTGGTGGCGGACGGGCTGGTGAAGGTGTTCCGCACGGGGGCGGAGGGGCGCGAGCAGGTGCTGCACCTTTTCGGCCGGGGCGAGCCCTGCGGCGAGGTGGCCGTGTTCCACGGCGGCGCCTACCCCGCCACCGCGCAGGCCATGACCGCCGCGCGCACGCTCTACCTGTCGCGGACCGATTTCCTGGACGCCGCGCGGCGGCGGCCGGAGCTGCTCCTGACCATGCTGGGGGTGCTGTCCCTGCGCCTGCGGCGCTTTGTGGACCTCATAGACGACCTGTCGCTGAAGGAGGTGTCGGCGCGGCTGGCCCTGCGGCTGCTGGAGCTGGCCGGGGAGGCGGGCGCCGGGGGCGGGGGCGTGCCCCTGCGCGTGTCCAAGGCGACGCTGGCGGCCCAGATCGGCACCGTGCCGGAGACCCTGAGCCGCACCCTCGCCCGGATGCAGCAGCGCGGCGTGATCCTCGTCGAGGGGCGCACCGTCACCGTGCTGGACACCAAGGCCCTGCGCGCCGTCGCCGAGGGGGGGAAGGTCTGAGCCTCAGCCCTCGCCCATCTCCCCGAGCAGGCAGTCCGCGCCGCCCTTGACCACCAGGCGGATCTGCTGCCCCTCAATGGCCACCTGGATCGCGTTCAGGTCGAAGGTGTCGGGAAGCACGGCGATGCTCTCAATGTTCTCGCGCGGCACCAGCACGTTGGCCGCCAGCGCGTCCACCTGGGCGCCGCCGGGCAGGTTGCGCCCCACCATCACGCCCTTGGCCTCCAGAACAATCCACCCCTCGCTCTGGGTCTTGACCTTGCCCACATAGGACAGGGCCCGCTGCTCGCGGTAGTGTTTCAGCAGCTTCACGCGCACCATGTAGTCCTTCAGCATGTCTCAGGTCCTCCTCGTTGTGCGGGCTACAGGCCCGTTTCGAGTATAGCACGGACGGGTTGGACGGGGTGGACGAAGTGGACGGGGTGGACAGAGCGGATGGGGGGAGACGGCCTGAACACACGCCCGCCTCTCCTGGTCCATGCCGTCCACTTCGTCCATACCGTCCACACCTTCCCATTTCCGCCGTTTCACGGGGTTTGTGCTATAGTCTTGCGGGGGCGCGCGCCTTGGCGCGTCCGCCCCTCACGGGAAGACCGACACATGGCGATGTGCCCCCATTGCAGGCATCAGAACCCGCCCGGGGTGAGAATATGCGCCCGGTGCGCCAAACCGCTGGCCA includes these proteins:
- a CDS encoding exo-alpha-sialidase, with translation MTRSFLLMAAGLLLAAGAFGEEAAFKTAVAPVGPDTPRNSEAAIIPLKDGSLLLGWTEFYAGNGADHGPARIPGLVSRDGGRTWGERRVLVENDGGCNVMEVNFLRLKDGRIALFYCQKNSEDKDCRVMMRTSADEGKTFGNPKQLSPAGKYTGLTNGRAIRLRTGRILLEAWENNDSYCCLSDDDGETWRDSARVKPADGGCWEPACVELKDDRVMMLMRTTLGGQYRSLSTDGGETWSVPEPTALKGSGSPVSISRMPDGNTLLAVWNHDPATGKRNPLTAAVSRDEGETWTHIRNIEEGTGDSWAYPAVTWLEGRALLTYFSYTGGHTLWLRSIPAPWFSE
- a CDS encoding Crp/Fnr family transcriptional regulator: MKRLASPPAERAQRLAHCPLFADLDPADLASVAAFAETRQYDQGEILFHAKAPAEGFHVVADGLVKVFRTGAEGREQVLHLFGRGEPCGEVAVFHGGAYPATAQAMTAARTLYLSRTDFLDAARRRPELLLTMLGVLSLRLRRFVDLIDDLSLKEVSARLALRLLELAGEAGAGGGGVPLRVSKATLAAQIGTVPETLSRTLARMQQRGVILVEGRTVTVLDTKALRAVAEGGKV